The genomic DNA TCTCTGTCTGTGTACGGACTGAACCTCCGACCCCGCTTTGTCTGAGCAAGAGTATTTTTTTTAAGATTTTCTTCATCCTTTGAGTAGACAACAGCCTATTGCTAAGATGAGCAATGGATGatcgcccagagagagagagaaacaccagGAAATCGGATTGAAGAAATTACCAGACGACGAAGGAAAGACAAAACAAGTAGCGGAAACTATCCGGAGATCATAGCGAGTGAAAGCTGAGAACTAAACTCCAGCGAGCAGAAAGAGGGGTCGACAACAGAAAAGGGCTAAATTACACCTGAGAAACCAAGAGATAAAGCGAAAGCAAATCATGAAATAAAGCtccaggagagagaaaaaaaagacaaatCATAAACTTGACATAAAAAGGTTAAACAGAAGTGATGAAAGAAACTGCGAGATAGTTTAAACGGCGAAATGGTTATGGACTGAAATCCACACAGATAGAGAGAACTGTATACATAGCAGCGACACAAGAGAAAAGCAAATGTTTCTTGTAATATCTTTTCAGAAAGCAGAGTTAAAGACGGATGAGATCGATAGTATTAAAACACAGAAGATATATAGTGTATGGGGATAATAGATTCCTGTCGGTGTGACTGGAAAAAGGAAAATACTGTCAACTCTACACTGGTGACTGTGAACTGGTGAAGCGGCTGAAGTTCTCTTGTACAGTGAACATTGAGGCTTTGTCGCTGTTCTTTCAGCACCTGCTAAACTCACGACTGAAAACCGTTCAAACCCGTAAAACAGCGAGGAAGAAATGATATTTTAAAGACGGCTTGAGTAAACAACTGTTTTATATTCGGAAGATATTTCAAACCACTTGTGATGTAATCATGCTGTGGACTAAAATACGAGTGGAGTTTGTCTCTCCAACATGCTTTCTATGAAGATCTGGGTCAAGAGGAAAATGAATTCTTCACTGGGCTTCCCCGACTCAAACTTCCCTTTGGTTAAACATTTAATGAAAAACAATCTTTCCCTCTACCTTTCGGACACTTTCTTGCACGAAGACCTGGGCAATCTGGAGAATATTTTGTTAACCATCCGAGAACCTTCCACTATCGCCCTGACGGTAATGTACACCATATCTTTCGTTGTTGGCTTCATTGGGAACATTATGTCAATCAAAGTACTGACCAGCAAAAGGAATAACAGGATGCCTGGGGTGAGTGCCACTCGCAGTTTGCTGATAAACCTTGCTGTCTGTGATCTGATGGTGGTCTGCGTCTGCATGCCTACAACCCTGGGTTACCAGATCTACAAAGCTTGGATTTATGGTGACTTCATGTGCAGAGCAGCTCCTTTTACCCAGGCCGTGTCAGTCTCTGCCAGTGTCCTCAGTATCACTGTTATAAGTGTTAACAGATACTATAATGTCCACAACCCATTAAATGCCAGATCATTCTTCACCTGGAGAAAAATCTTTTGGACTATTTTTGTGGTGTGGTTGTTGTCATCTGGTATCTGTATGCCTCTTATTTTTATGAACAAATTGGAAGAGATTGACCCTACATTTGGGGTTCCTTTCTGCAGTGAAGTCTGGTCCCAAGTCAAGTTGAAGCAGGCATATAATTTTCTGCTCTTCTGTGCTCTCTATGGTTTGCCTGTGCTGTTTAATCTAGTGATTTGCTTTCTCACTTGGCGCAAACTTTGGAGCACATCCAGTCACTTCAAAGAGTGCGACTCCAGGAGTCAGTCCCTTCCAGCTTCAAGGTTGAAAATTCGCAAAAAGATTGCCAAAATGGTGGTGGCTTTGGTGATTCTGTTTGCCCTTTCATGGTTACCCGTCTATGTGGTGGACATCTGGTTAGATTTCAATACTGAAGATGCTTCAAGGGATGATGACACGTCTTCAGAGTGGATCATGCATTTCAGACCATTTGCCCAGTGGCTTGGTCTCACCAATTCTTCCCTCAATCCAATTTGCTATTGCTTTGTAGGGGACTTGTACAGATCAGCCAAGGAAATAAAAAACAAATATAGAAGAACACTAGTTTCTCTTTTTAACTATTCTTTGTCTGAAGGCTCCACAAGGTCATCCATACCGAAACTTCTTTCCTACAAAGAATCGTGTCAGATATCTACAAAAGAATTCAATTTCATTGAGTCAAAGGAGGAGAAATCTAAGGATTATTGTTCACCTCCTGGTATTTGTGAGACATCATTGAGTACATGCCACCCTGTTCCAAAACATACTGTTGTAACTGATGATGATGACACAAGGAACAGTAACTAGATTATATAGTTATTGTAGAAATCTGTTACTGTT from Heterodontus francisci isolate sHetFra1 chromosome 24, sHetFra1.hap1, whole genome shotgun sequence includes the following:
- the LOC137383592 gene encoding QRFP-like peptide receptor yields the protein MLSMKIWVKRKMNSSLGFPDSNFPLVKHLMKNNLSLYLSDTFLHEDLGNLENILLTIREPSTIALTVMYTISFVVGFIGNIMSIKVLTSKRNNRMPGVSATRSLLINLAVCDLMVVCVCMPTTLGYQIYKAWIYGDFMCRAAPFTQAVSVSASVLSITVISVNRYYNVHNPLNARSFFTWRKIFWTIFVVWLLSSGICMPLIFMNKLEEIDPTFGVPFCSEVWSQVKLKQAYNFLLFCALYGLPVLFNLVICFLTWRKLWSTSSHFKECDSRSQSLPASRLKIRKKIAKMVVALVILFALSWLPVYVVDIWLDFNTEDASRDDDTSSEWIMHFRPFAQWLGLTNSSLNPICYCFVGDLYRSAKEIKNKYRRTLVSLFNYSLSEGSTRSSIPKLLSYKESCQISTKEFNFIESKEEKSKDYCSPPGICETSLSTCHPVPKHTVVTDDDDTRNSN